From a single Lolium rigidum isolate FL_2022 chromosome 7, APGP_CSIRO_Lrig_0.1, whole genome shotgun sequence genomic region:
- the LOC124673455 gene encoding two-component response regulator ORR42-like, with protein MTTSTVQGSPVKALIVEDTPIHAFILSTILQKFHCEITVAENGNEAVQLFLEGKKFDIIFCDKEMPVMSGPEAIEKIRALGESHVKIVGVSAGYDLEQSFMSAGADIFLPKPMKFDVVGPIIQEVMNKKNNSMV; from the exons ATGACGACTTCCACCGTCCAAGGATCCCCCGTGAAGGCCCTTATTGTGGAGGATACACCTATTCATGCATTTATTCTCTCCACCATCCTGCAGAAGTTCCACTGTGAGATTACTGTGGCTGAAAATGGGAACGAAGCTGTGCAACTGTTTCTCGAGGGAAAGAAGTTTGACATTATTTTTTGTGACAAGGAAATGCCAGTAATGTCCGGTCCTGAG GCCATTGAGAAGATCCGTGCTTTGGGAGAAAGTCATGTGAAGATTGTTGGAGTATCAGCCGGTTATGATCTCGAACAATCATTCATGAGcgctggtgctgatatatttctgCCCAAACCAATGAAGTTTGATGTTGTCGGGCCTATTATTCAGGAGGTCATGAATAAGAAGAATAACTCCATGGTCTAA